One Shewanella aestuarii genomic window, TCGGGCTGGCAAGTTTGTGTATTGACTCAGATACGTTAAATCTATGCAGATCATACTGAGCAATGATGTCATCGTTAAGCGTGACGGCATTATTCATTAAACGATGAATGTGCTGAGTGAACCCTATGGCGCTTGATTCGAATTCACTTGCGATAGATTGGCTAAGGCCATCATCATAGAAGTACCCCATTGCAGAGGTGTAATGATGCAAATCCTGTTTTCTGCCAATCCAATCAACACGCGAAGTCCAGCATCTAGGGTAAGTATTGTTGCTACTTGTGTAACACAACACGGCATATAATGGCTCATCGCTAAAAGCGTTTGTCATCTCAAATGGTAAAGCGCAAACAGTAAAACTTTTAAATGTATCAGAACTCATATAAACCTCGTATCTCAGAATTAAGGCGGGTCGCATTCGCCAATTAACTTCCTTAATACTAGAGTATATTTGTTCTTTTTGCAACTCTTAATTGATATATAGTGTGTGTATTTTCAATATCGCGACAACGATTTACTGGTTTCTTTTTTGTTCTTCTAGTTGAGATAATTGATCTGCCAATTGCTTGCCCATCCCCGCGATATGCTTTAATACATCAAGCGTCATTTGGCAGTCACCGATAGCAGTATGCGCGGCTTTATATTTTAAGCGCGACATTTTCACAGCTTGTGACAGTGACATCCTTCTTTTGTCGAGAAAATGCTGTGCTGCAATGACCATCGCATCGTACCAATCCAATTGCTCTAACCAGAAATCATCCTCATCGAAAGCAAGGCAAGTATTACTCATTTTTTCAGCGTCAAAATCGCAGTTGTAGGCCCAAATGATTTTGTCGGCGGTTATCGCTTTGATTTCATCAATACACTCTTTCCAAGTAGGTTCGTTTTCTAAATCCGCATCTTTGATATGGTGGATTCGGATAGCCCCATCCTCAATCGCAACAGTTGGTTTAAATCGTTGCTGATATAACACATTCCCTTTTGCATCGATGATCCCCAACTCGATGACCTGCGCGTTATGATTTAATCCCGTCGTTTCTGTGTCGATGATCAGCACATCATCAAACATTTCCGTCCAAAGTTGATAGAATTGATAACTCATC contains:
- a CDS encoding 3'-5' exonuclease, which codes for MMDEALEILRQKAIADKLAFGVTRLRSEFKMKPKPDAKVHDYVKSPYNGGKNPIYLLTECVPLRVTNASTTPPTPKQILAGKILAFKNKIKMEMSYQFYQLWTEMFDDVLIIDTETTGLNHNAQVIELGIIDAKGNVLYQQRFKPTVAIEDGAIRIHHIKDADLENEPTWKECIDEIKAITADKIIWAYNCDFDAEKMSNTCLAFDEDDFWLEQLDWYDAMVIAAQHFLDKRRMSLSQAVKMSRLKYKAAHTAIGDCQMTLDVLKHIAGMGKQLADQLSQLEEQKRNQ